aatattttttaagaattattttaactattaattcaTAAAAGATAGTAGTGCATAAATTTGGATatctcatatatttttattttagaaacaCATGATTTATCTCAAACTTTCCTTAATAAAGAAGgagtattgtattttttatttttttatattttatattaataatttaaaatttatgatttaaaatataGAGTTAAAGATTCATAATTTAaaacttataatttaaaatttagagttcAACAAAATCTGTATTTCTTATAATTACATACATGAATAATTTTTAGTCTTGTAAGTTAAGTaagtcaaaataatttttattaataaaattttagtttgcatttattatttttagagatTATTTTGACTCATCAATGGGAGTTAGTCCGAGTGATAGGATGAAATTTCGGATACTaaacaagcagaaaaataaaagattatttGACTCAATATAAATGATGTgactaaaataatttataaaagaaaaaaagtttaagctactttttaTACTAAAAGTGCGAGACTTATAAAAGAGATGTATATAACGataatatatatgatatttcttaattatttttgtatatatttaatgataaaaaattaaaaattaatatgtacCGGAAAGAGAGAAGGCCCTACCCTTTTTAGAGATTATTGATTATTAGCAATGTATCTCTCTCCAATAATGCACATTCTGTTTTGGGGCAGCCACCACCAATTTTAACCTTTTAGAGAGAAGAGTGTctcacaaaaaataataaaaataaaaattaaattaaattaaattaaatagaacCCACAGCATGGATCATAATGCATTTATACGATCATATCAATCAATATATGTCTTTTATTATTCCAAACTTTATTTGCCACAGCGCTTCAATATTTATTATCattgttcatattttaaatatgtgtGTGTCCTGTGTATACACGTATGCATGTGGATTCTGGAAGCAGGTACAATATAATATGgtagaaactcaggtgcagtcgatttcacgtaaagttgatatttgagagccgttagatgatttgactaatttgactaaattttcatctaacaactctgaggtatcaacttcacgtgaagtcgacttcataTGAATTTTCACCATATAATATACACATTCATTAGGTCTTCTCATTTATATCATAATAATATGTTACTGTTTGAATTTTAAGACAAATATCTTTcagtattttttttctcttaaatcTGGTGGATTTGCATTAAAATTATCTTTAgacattaattttattaaaagtattaaagataaaattaaaaatatttaaaaataattttgacacaagttaaaaatgataaaaacaaaactggatcaaattaaatattaaaaatattttttaaaaatcacaaacattaaagataaaatcatattttatcTAGTTATTTAtctaaagattttaaattaNNNNNNNNNNNNNNNNNNNNNNNNNNNNNNNNNNNNNNNNACATGATAAATGTAATTACAATCATATTATATATGcatttaaaattaactatcaaattaattatttatacaaaatatatattaaaatataaaatatatattaaaaataaattaaatactacatatatttatataaatatataataactgatttaataataaatttttttgtattaatttgcataatatttaataatcaatagtgacaataatattttattaatttttcttaagtAAACTagctaattaaatattttagtagTATGACGATGTACATATATGgctatgattttttaaaaaacgaaaaagtatttcttaaaattaaattgagatcTTTCTAGATTCATATTGTGCCTTTAAGAATTAGGACTATAAATGCATCAACAACAAGATTTATATATGACAATATATAGCTCCCAATTACTTAACTACTTTAgcattattatataaaaaaaattcatgatgaataaaaatttgtttatttattccCATGcatgataatatataataataatagtaaagagtaaaaaaatgaaattattattttgtcttAATTTGACTAGCTTGTATATTTTCAGCACATATATTATTAGTACAAGAAATTCGTAACAAAACAGATATTGAGATTCTTTTCAACAGTTATCTTATCCGAATTCAAATAAATCTTAGTTTTTCCctaaaaatatatactaattatAACCAATAGTGTTTTAGAGTCAGGTTGTACTTTTATCAATCATCGAAAAAAACCAACCATGGTTGACAAGATTCAATTATTTCCTGCAAGGAATGGGGCTTCTAAGTATATATCTATAGTATTTATTTtccgaaaaaaattaaaaaaaactaacaatatatttaattttgaggCACCAATTAAAACATGTTATACAGTTATCTAATtacatctatttttttaataattatttacataattaatataaaatataattatttttattgatataatgttaaattagtaaatacagtgtaaaaatattttatattaaaaatatactaaaattaaattcatttaatttaatatatttttgggGGGAAAATAGTTTTTGctgaaataatattattgtcATGTTCCTGACCATATATAACATACTTTTCTTCACtgagttcagaatgattgaaTTATATTGCAGCTAACAACGACATAGCAAACCACACtttatatgtaatatatattaatatcttttttgaTAATTCAGTCTTTGACCTCTATATATATCTTACCaaaggaaaaaatatatatattataggcACTATATATATCTGTtatgtaataatattaattaattagttggaCACATACACGGAAATGTTATTATTCCAcaagaattaattaataataataataataataataataataataatcttcaCACAAATACTTCTGTTGATGAAAACAGATACATCAAATAGGGggggaaattaaaaaaaatcttaattaattaattaaaaaggatCTCAAATAATAGTTTTAAAATGTTTGGCAAGAAATTTCCTATGCTAACTTATCACTTAATAATTCTATGCTCTCTCTaccttaaagaaaaaaaaattaaaaattatatttaataaaaaaagaggatAAAGTaatcaaattaaagaaaaaaaaagtaaaaaactcGCGTAGTAttattttcatgtgaagttgataatcgaaaatcgttagataatttgacagATTCAATTAAATTGTCATCTAACAGTtctcaattattaatttcacataaaaataacttgcattcgaaaaaaaataataaaaaaaggttaCAGTTGATGAATAATCATATCTGGTGGAATACATCAAAATTTGGtcctgctgctgctgctgataGATCTTCTGATGAGAGTGACCTTAAATTATTATAGCTGCTGATGAAATCTTCTTGCATTGAATTCTGCTGCACATTATTATAATTTGTATTGAATTCCTGCTCAGATTTGATTGCATTGACTTGTTGATGATGAAACTGAAACAAAGATTCTAACTTGTTATTCTCCTCTTCATTACTACAACAATCCCatgatgatgttgatgagagcaatgcattattattattattattattattattattattattattattattcatttctAGGCTTGGCATTGAAGAGAATAATAATCCATAGttttcatgatgatgatgagaaaaatccAAGCATGTCAAAGGgtctaataataatgatgatgatgataatgatgaaacTCCTCCAATAATTCCATCTAACATtgccatggaagaagaagaagaacatgcTGCTTGTGttgttgtattattattattattattattattattattattattattattattaatatcatTATCTTTGTCTTCTTCATGATTATGAAGAGGCTTGTGTGTAGTTGGATCAATCCCTTGCTTcattagcttcttcttcagacaTGAATTCCAGAAATTCTTTATCTCATTATCTGTTCTTCCTGGTAACTGTGCTGCAATCTGTGCCCACctatatttaaaaattgttaaatgaTTTAACAGTTTTAACTACTAAATTGTTATTTAACGGCTCTCAATTATAAATTTCACATGAATTTTTATcgtataattaatataatcaattaataattCTAACCATTTTCTAATAATGTCTAAATTATTTCAAGAATTAACAATGATATTATAAAGTTACAAATATTGTGGAAATTTAGATGCAGatgacttcacgtgaagttgatagttgagagctgttagatgatttgactaatttgactaaattttcatctaacgactctcaactatcaacttcacgtgaagtcaactgcacctgagttttcacctacaaatatatatatacctatTTCCAAGAACCTCATGGAGAGTGATTATAAGATCCTCCTCTTGTTGAGAAAACATGCCTCTCTTCAAATCAGGCCTCAAATAATTTATCCATCTTAATCTACAACTCTTTCCACATCTTTGTAGCCCTTCATCACACACACatataataattcaaattaaacttcaaatttcatatataacatttttttaatcccattctgtctttttttttggacaagataataaatttaaataaactatCAAAAtcgaaataatataattctttaATTACGAGGATTCAATTCAAACTACTCCAAAAAGGATATAGTAGTTGAGAAATtattattaagaataaaaattaaaaa
The genomic region above belongs to Arachis duranensis cultivar V14167 chromosome 3, aradu.V14167.gnm2.J7QH, whole genome shotgun sequence and contains:
- the LOC107479003 gene encoding transcription factor MYB86-like, translated to MFSQQEEDLIITLHEVLGNRWAQIAAQLPGRTDNEIKNFWNSCLKKKLMKQGIDPTTHKPLHNHEEDKDNDINNNNNNNNNNNNNNNTTTQAACSSSSSMAMLDGIIGGVSSLSSSSLLLDPLTCLDFSHHHHENYGLLFSSMPSLEMNNNNNNNNNNNNNNNALLSSTSSWDCCSNEEENNKLESLFQFHHQQVNAIKSEQEFNTNYNNVQQNSMQEDFISSYNNLRSLSSEDLSAAAAGPNFDVFHQI